The genomic window TGCTGAAATGCATAAAGAAATTTGTAACGCAACACAAATTCGACAAGAAGCAGTTGCTGAGCAAGCTAAGGAAGTCGATCTTACAATTGTTGTCGGTGACCCGAAAAGTAATAACTCGAATCGGCTAGCTCAAGTTTCAGAAGAAATTGCAGGTACGAAGGCGTATCGAATCGGTGATATTTCAGAATTAAAGCTTGAATGGCTTAAAGGTGTTAAAAAAGTTGCTGTGACCGCAGGTGCTTCCACCCCAACGCCTATAACAAAAGAAGTTATCACTTTTTTAGATCAATATGATGAGAATGACCCTTCTACTTGGGTTCTTGAACGTAAAGTGCCTTTAAATAAAATACTACCGAAAATTAAAACAAAAAGTTAGTTGTTACAATATAGCAATATGTAAGTGAAGTTATAAGGCACTCAGAATCTTCTGAGTGCCTGTATTTTATGGGATAGGATATTTATAAAAAACGGAACGGATCTGTGTTAATTGCTGAAGGGAATATTTCTACGTCGAACTTATTTATTTTGAAAATGTTGGACATTAAATCTGTCACACCTTGCTTCATTATGCTTTCAACATGATGACCAGGATCTACAATGGATAAGCCTAGCATTTTAGCATCATGAGCAGTATGAAAGTACATATCTCCTGTTACATAAACATCCGCGCCCTTGAATTTAGCTTTAGATATATATTTATTACCGTCACCGCCAACTACTGCCACTTTTCGTACTGTAGATGATAAGTCACCAACGACGCGTACTCCATCCACCGAAAAAGCAGCTTTCACATGACTAGCAAATTGAGCTAATGTCATTTCTTCTTGTAAATAGCCTATCTTACCTAATCCATATGTTTTTCCTTTATTTTCTAACGGTATAATGTCATATGCTACTTCTTCATATGGATGAGCATTCAGCATCGCTTTTAAAGTCTTGGATTTTATTTGAGTAGGTATAATTGTTTCGATTCGCACTTCTTCCACCATTTCAAGTTTCCCACTCTCTCCGATATATGGAGATGCATCTTTGTTAGGCTTGAAAGTACCCGTTCCCTCTGTTTGGAATGTACAGTGGCTATAATTGCCAATATAACCCGCACCAGCGTCTCCTAGAGCCTCTCTGACCTTCTCTGCGTGAGACTTTGGGACAAATACAACAAGCTTTTGTAAGCTTTCGTGTGATGTTTCAACTAAAACATCTGTGTTGGTAAGTCCTAACGCGTCGGCTAACATATCATTGACGCCACCGTATGCAATATCAAGATTAGTATGGGCTACATAAATAGTAATGTCATGCTTTAGGCACGTTTCAATAATTCGACCATGAGCATGATCAGTGACGATGCTCTTTAATGGATGAAAAATGAGCGGGTGATGTGCAATGATTAAATCAAC from Bacillus sp. HMF5848 includes these protein-coding regions:
- a CDS encoding Nif3-like dinuclear metal center hexameric protein, producing the protein MKVANGYEIIQQFEKIAPKSLAYEGDKIGLQVGTLNKPIKKIMVTLDVVEDVIEEAVQNDVDLIIAHHPLIFHPLKSIVTDHAHGRIIETCLKHDITIYVAHTNLDIAYGGVNDMLADALGLTNTDVLVETSHESLQKLVVFVPKSHAEKVREALGDAGAGYIGNYSHCTFQTEGTGTFKPNKDASPYIGESGKLEMVEEVRIETIIPTQIKSKTLKAMLNAHPYEEVAYDIIPLENKGKTYGLGKIGYLQEEMTLAQFASHVKAAFSVDGVRVVGDLSSTVRKVAVVGGDGNKYISKAKFKGADVYVTGDMYFHTAHDAKMLGLSIVDPGHHVESIMKQGVTDLMSNIFKINKFDVEIFPSAINTDPFRFL